A window of Vidua chalybeata isolate OUT-0048 chromosome 27, bVidCha1 merged haplotype, whole genome shotgun sequence contains these coding sequences:
- the JAK3 gene encoding tyrosine-protein kinase JAK3 isoform X5 gives MAPLGEETPLIGGRSCSLSSAESGTLQVFLYHRAPAPRRAPGSAAGTLSFTFGEYTAEELCVRAAKACGVLPVCHPLFALATEDLSCWFPPNHVFSVDESRSQVVVYRIRFFFPNWCGLGQSHRFQLLKGRASPVLDYPVIDYLFAQSRSDFIGGRVAVGLSLPTQEQCLSLAVLDMLRIAKEQRQSPAQVCSHVSYKSCLPAPLRSQIQQHNFVTRKRLRRRFGKSLRRLGGCHADGPQLKLKYLLDLERLQRRRSEEIFHVRSPGSAAPVAIHVSGDSGVAWSCGGSESRQHFCDFPDIADISIKQAAGRDGGPVENRLVTVTKADNRVLEVEFATLREARSFVALLDGYYRLTADAQHYFCREVAPPRLLEDLENQCHGPISAEFAVNKLEAAGGAPGLFLLRRSPQDFDSYLLTVCVQTRSGRDYKRCRIRRDEDGHLWLSGVARRFCSLRELLGTYGHRGLQAEGAPMRLEVACPPRAKEKSNLLIVRSGVPCPPGSPPVPRRRSLHQMMFHKIDPQSLTRGESLGQGSFTHIYQGVKREQDEEDGPRQTPVVLKVMDSSHRNCLESFLEAASTMSQLSHKHLVLLHGVSLGKDSVMVQEHVRHGPLDLYLRKNRGAVTTGWKLTVAKQLAYALNYLEDKKIPHGNVSAKKVLLAREGDAAGGSPPFIKLNDPGVSVTVLARDMLVERIPWVAPECVSDPGSLALPADKWGFGATLWEIFSGGNMPLSLLEPQRKLEFYQGRQQLPAPKWPELATLVAQCMEYEPQRRPCFRALIRDLNSLITSDYELLSDLSPADVTLRDGFWGCDSLAMSRDPEHFQERHLKYISLLGKGNFGSVELCRYDPLGDSTGELVAVKKLQQDSAKEIRDFEREIQILHSLQHDFIVRYRGVCYSRGMRGLRLVMEFLPNGCLRDFLQKNQPRLEHSTLLLYAWQICKGMEYLGAQRCVHRDLASRNILVESDSHVKIGDFGLAKLLPQDKDYYVVREPGQSPVFWYAPESLADNIFSCASDTWSFGVLLYELFTYSSKSKSPSEEFLRMMGTARPAQIICHLLELLKDNRRLPAPAGCPSEVYALMMSCWAFAPGARPAFGALSPKIEALRDGRSKTRG, from the exons ATGGCCCCGCTGGGCGAGGAGACGCCGCTGATCGGGGGCcgctcctgcagcctctcctcgGCCGAGAGCGGCACCCTGCAGGTGTTCCTGTACCACCgggcgcccgccccgcgccgagccccgggcagcgccgcgggcACGCTCAGCTTCACCTTCGGCGAGTACACGGCCGAGGAGCTCTGCGTGCGCGCTGCCAAAGCCTGCG GCGTGCTGCCCGTGTGCCACCCGCTCTTCGCCCTGGCCACCGAGGACCTGAGCTGCTGGTTCCCCCCCAACCACGTGTTCAGCGTGGACGAGTCCCGCAGCCAGGTCGTGGTGTACAGGATCAG GTTCTTCTTCCCCAACTGGTGCGGACTGGGACAGTCCCACCGCTTTCAGCTGCTGAAGGGCCGGGCCAGCCCCGTCCTGGACTACCCCGTCATTGATTACCTGTTCGCCCAG TCCCGCAGCGATTTCATCGGGGGCCGCGTGGCCGTGGGGCTGAGCCTGCCCACGCAGGAGCAGTGCCTGAGCCTGGCCGTGCTGGACATGCTGCGCATCGCCAAGGAGCAGCGGCAGAGCCCCGCGCAGGTGTGCAGCCACGtcag CTACAAGTCGTGCCTGCCGGCGCCGCTGCGCTCGCAGATCCAGCAGCACAACTTCGTGACCCGCAAGCGCCTCCGCCGCCGCTTCGGCAAATCCCTGCGGCGCCTCGGGGGCTGCCACGCGGACGGGCCGCAGCTGAAGCTCAAGTACCTGCTGGACCTGGAGCGGCTCCAGCGCCGCCGCAGCGAGGAGATTTTCCACGTGCGCTCCCCCGGATCCGCGGCGCCCGTCGCCATCCACGTGTCCGGCGACAGCGGCGTGGCCTGGAGCTGCGGCGGCTCCGAG AGCCGCCAGCACTTCTGCGACTTCCCCGACATCGCCGACATCAGCATCAAGCAGGCGGCGGGCCGCGACGGCGGCCCCGTGGAGAACCGGCTCGTCACCGTCACCAAGGCGGACAACCGGGTGCTG GAGGTGGAGTTCGCCACGCTGCGGGAGGCTCGTTCCTTCGTGGCCCTGCTCGATGGCTACTACCGGCTGACGGCGGATGCCCAGCACTACTtctgcagggaggtggcaccgcCGCGGCTGCTGGAGGACCTGGAGAACCAGTGCCACGGGCCCATCAG cgCCGAGTTCGCGGTGAACAAGCTGGAGGCGGCCGGGGGTGCCCcggggctgttcctgctgcgCCGCAGCCCCCAGGACTTCGACAGTTACCTGCTGACCGTGTGCGTGCAG ACCCGCTCCGGCCGGGATTACAAGCGGTGCCGGATCCGCCGGGACGAGGACGGGCACCTGTGGCTGTCGGGGGTGGCGCGGCGGTTCTGCAGCctgcgggagctgctgggcacctACGGGCACCGGGGGCTGCAGGCCGAGGGGGCACCAATGCGCCTGGAGGTCGCCTGTCCCCCCCGGGCCAAAG AGAAGTCCAACCTGCTGATCGTTCGGAGCggggtcccctgtccccccgggtcccctcctgtcccccgGCGCCGCAGCCTCCACCAGATGATGTTCCACAAGATCGACCCCCAGAGCCTGACACGG ggcGAGAGCCTGGGCCAGGGCTCCTTCACCCACATCTACCAAGGCGTCAAACGGGAGCAGGACGAGGAGGACGGACCCCGCCAGACCCCGGTGGTGCTCAAGGTCATGGACAGCAGCCACCGCAACTGCCTGGAG tccttCCTGGAGGCCGCCAGCACCATGAGCCAGCTCTCCCACAAAcacctggtgctgctgcacGGCGTCAGCCTCGGCAAGGACA GCGTGATGGTGCAGGAGCACGTCCGGCACGGGCCCCTGGACCTGTACCTGCGCAAGAACCGGGGCGCGGTGACCACCGGCTGGAAGCTGACGGTGGCCAAGCAGTTGGCCTACGCCCTCAACTACCTG GAGGACAAGAAGATCCCGCACGGGAACGTCTCCGCTAAGAAGGTGCTGCTGGCGCGGGAGGGGGATGCGGCCGGGGGGAGCCCCCCCTTCATCAAACTCAACGACCCCGGGGTCAGCGTCACCGTCCTGGCCCGGGACA TGCTGGTGGAGAGGATCCCGTGGGTGGCCCCCGAGTGCGTCAGCGACCCCGGGAGCCTGGCGCTGCCGGCCGACAAGTGGGGCTTCGGAGCCACCCTCTGGGAGATCTTCAGTGGGGGGAACATGCCCCTGAGCCTGCTGGAGCCCCAGAGG AAGCTGGAATTCTACCAGGGCCGCCAGCAGCTCCCGGCTCCCAAGTGGCCGGAGCTGGCCACGCTGGTGGCCCAGTGCATGGAGTACGAGCCCCAGCGCCGGCCCTGCTTCCGCGCCCTCATCCGCGACCTCAACAGCCTCATCACCTCCG ACTACGAGCTGCTCTCGGACCTGTCCCCCGCGGATGTGACGCTCCGGGACGGCTTCTGGGGGTGCGATTCCCTGGCCATGAGCCGGGATCCCGAGCACTTCCAGGAGCGGCACCTCAAGTACATCTCGCTGCTGGGCAAG GGGAATTTCGGGAGCGTGGAGCTGTGCCGCTACGACCCCCTGGGCGACAGCACGGGCGAGCTGGTGGCCGtgaagaagctgcagcaggattCGGCCAAGGAAATTCGGGATTTTGAGCGGGAGATCCAAATCCTGCACTCGCTGCAGCACGACTTCATTGTCCGGTACCGGGGCGTTTGCTACAGCCGTg GGATGCGCGGGCTGCGGCTGGTGATGGAGTTCCTGCCCAACGGCTGCCTGCGGGATTTCCTGCAGAAGAACCAGCCCCGCCTGGAGCACAGCACGCTGCTCCTCTACGCCTGGCAGATCTGCAAG GGCATGGAGTACCTGGGGGCGCAGCGCTGCGTGCACCGGGACCTGGCGAGCAGGAACATCCTGGTGGAGAGCGACAGCCACGTCAAGATCGGCGACTTCGGGCTGGCCAAGCTGCTCCCGCAGGACAAGGATTACTACGTGGTGCGGGAGCCCGGCCAGAGCCCCGTTTTCTG GTACGCTCCGGAATCCCTGGCTGACAACATCTTCTCCTGCGCCTCCGACACCTGGAGCTTCGGGGTGCTCCTCTACGAGCTCTTCACCTACAGCTCCAAGAGCAAGAGCCCCTCGGAG GAATTCCTGCGGATGATGGGCACCGCGAGGCCGGCGCAGATCATCTGCcacctgctggagctgctcaagGACAACCGGCGACTCCCGGCCCCCGCCGGCTGTCCCTCGGAG GTGTACGCGCTGATGATGAGCTGCTGGGCCTTCGCCCCCGGCGCCAGACCCGCTTTTGGGGCGCTGTCCCCCAAAATCGAGGCGCTGCGGGATGGGCGGAGCAAAACTCGGGGGTAG
- the JAK3 gene encoding tyrosine-protein kinase JAK3 isoform X3, protein MAPLGEETPLIGGRSCSLSSAESGTLQVFLYHRAPAPRRAPGSAAGTLSFTFGEYTAEELCVRAAKACGVLPVCHPLFALATEDLSCWFPPNHVFSVDESRSQVVVYRIRFFFPNWCGLGQSHRFQLLKGRASPVLDYPVIDYLFAQSRSDFIGGRVAVGLSLPTQEQCLSLAVLDMLRIAKEQRQSPAQVCSHVSYKSCLPAPLRSQIQQHNFVTRKRLRRRFGKSLRRLGGCHADGPQLKLKYLLDLERLQRRRSEEIFHVRSPGSAAPVAIHVSGDSGVAWSCGGSESRQHFCDFPDIADISIKQAAGRDGGPVENRLVTVTKADNRVLEVEFATLREARSFVALLDGYYRLTADAQHYFCREVAPPRLLEDLENQCHGPISAEFAVNKLEAAGGAPGLFLLRRSPQDFDSYLLTVCVQTRSGRDYKRCRIRRDEDGHLWLSGVARRFCSLRELLGTYGHRGLQAEGAPMRLEVACPPRAKEKSNLLIVRSGVPCPPGSPPVPRRRSLHQMMFHKIDPQSLTRGESLGQGSFTHIYQGVKREQDEEDGPRQTPVVLKVMDSSHRNCLESFLEAASTMSQLSHKHLVLLHGVSLGKDSVMVQEHVRHGPLDLYLRKNRGAVTTGWKLTVAKQLAYALNYLEDKKIPHGNVSAKKVLLAREGDAAGGSPPFIKLNDPGVSVTVLARDMLVERIPWVAPECVSDPGSLALPADKWGFGATLWEIFSGGNMPLSLLEPQRKLEFYQGRQQLPAPKWPELATLVAQCMEYEPQRRPCFRALIRDLNSLITSDYELLSDLSPADVTLRDGFWGCDSLAMSRDPEHFQERHLKYISLLGKGNFGSVELCRYDPLGDSTGELVAVKKLQQDSAKEIRDFEREIQILHSLQHDFIVRYRGVCYSRGMRGLRLVMEFLPNGCLRDFLQKNQPRLEHSTLLLYAWQICKGMEYLGAQRCVHRDLASRNILVESDSHVKIGDFGLAKLLPQDKDYYVVREPGQSPVFWNSCG, encoded by the exons ATGGCCCCGCTGGGCGAGGAGACGCCGCTGATCGGGGGCcgctcctgcagcctctcctcgGCCGAGAGCGGCACCCTGCAGGTGTTCCTGTACCACCgggcgcccgccccgcgccgagccccgggcagcgccgcgggcACGCTCAGCTTCACCTTCGGCGAGTACACGGCCGAGGAGCTCTGCGTGCGCGCTGCCAAAGCCTGCG GCGTGCTGCCCGTGTGCCACCCGCTCTTCGCCCTGGCCACCGAGGACCTGAGCTGCTGGTTCCCCCCCAACCACGTGTTCAGCGTGGACGAGTCCCGCAGCCAGGTCGTGGTGTACAGGATCAG GTTCTTCTTCCCCAACTGGTGCGGACTGGGACAGTCCCACCGCTTTCAGCTGCTGAAGGGCCGGGCCAGCCCCGTCCTGGACTACCCCGTCATTGATTACCTGTTCGCCCAG TCCCGCAGCGATTTCATCGGGGGCCGCGTGGCCGTGGGGCTGAGCCTGCCCACGCAGGAGCAGTGCCTGAGCCTGGCCGTGCTGGACATGCTGCGCATCGCCAAGGAGCAGCGGCAGAGCCCCGCGCAGGTGTGCAGCCACGtcag CTACAAGTCGTGCCTGCCGGCGCCGCTGCGCTCGCAGATCCAGCAGCACAACTTCGTGACCCGCAAGCGCCTCCGCCGCCGCTTCGGCAAATCCCTGCGGCGCCTCGGGGGCTGCCACGCGGACGGGCCGCAGCTGAAGCTCAAGTACCTGCTGGACCTGGAGCGGCTCCAGCGCCGCCGCAGCGAGGAGATTTTCCACGTGCGCTCCCCCGGATCCGCGGCGCCCGTCGCCATCCACGTGTCCGGCGACAGCGGCGTGGCCTGGAGCTGCGGCGGCTCCGAG AGCCGCCAGCACTTCTGCGACTTCCCCGACATCGCCGACATCAGCATCAAGCAGGCGGCGGGCCGCGACGGCGGCCCCGTGGAGAACCGGCTCGTCACCGTCACCAAGGCGGACAACCGGGTGCTG GAGGTGGAGTTCGCCACGCTGCGGGAGGCTCGTTCCTTCGTGGCCCTGCTCGATGGCTACTACCGGCTGACGGCGGATGCCCAGCACTACTtctgcagggaggtggcaccgcCGCGGCTGCTGGAGGACCTGGAGAACCAGTGCCACGGGCCCATCAG cgCCGAGTTCGCGGTGAACAAGCTGGAGGCGGCCGGGGGTGCCCcggggctgttcctgctgcgCCGCAGCCCCCAGGACTTCGACAGTTACCTGCTGACCGTGTGCGTGCAG ACCCGCTCCGGCCGGGATTACAAGCGGTGCCGGATCCGCCGGGACGAGGACGGGCACCTGTGGCTGTCGGGGGTGGCGCGGCGGTTCTGCAGCctgcgggagctgctgggcacctACGGGCACCGGGGGCTGCAGGCCGAGGGGGCACCAATGCGCCTGGAGGTCGCCTGTCCCCCCCGGGCCAAAG AGAAGTCCAACCTGCTGATCGTTCGGAGCggggtcccctgtccccccgggtcccctcctgtcccccgGCGCCGCAGCCTCCACCAGATGATGTTCCACAAGATCGACCCCCAGAGCCTGACACGG ggcGAGAGCCTGGGCCAGGGCTCCTTCACCCACATCTACCAAGGCGTCAAACGGGAGCAGGACGAGGAGGACGGACCCCGCCAGACCCCGGTGGTGCTCAAGGTCATGGACAGCAGCCACCGCAACTGCCTGGAG tccttCCTGGAGGCCGCCAGCACCATGAGCCAGCTCTCCCACAAAcacctggtgctgctgcacGGCGTCAGCCTCGGCAAGGACA GCGTGATGGTGCAGGAGCACGTCCGGCACGGGCCCCTGGACCTGTACCTGCGCAAGAACCGGGGCGCGGTGACCACCGGCTGGAAGCTGACGGTGGCCAAGCAGTTGGCCTACGCCCTCAACTACCTG GAGGACAAGAAGATCCCGCACGGGAACGTCTCCGCTAAGAAGGTGCTGCTGGCGCGGGAGGGGGATGCGGCCGGGGGGAGCCCCCCCTTCATCAAACTCAACGACCCCGGGGTCAGCGTCACCGTCCTGGCCCGGGACA TGCTGGTGGAGAGGATCCCGTGGGTGGCCCCCGAGTGCGTCAGCGACCCCGGGAGCCTGGCGCTGCCGGCCGACAAGTGGGGCTTCGGAGCCACCCTCTGGGAGATCTTCAGTGGGGGGAACATGCCCCTGAGCCTGCTGGAGCCCCAGAGG AAGCTGGAATTCTACCAGGGCCGCCAGCAGCTCCCGGCTCCCAAGTGGCCGGAGCTGGCCACGCTGGTGGCCCAGTGCATGGAGTACGAGCCCCAGCGCCGGCCCTGCTTCCGCGCCCTCATCCGCGACCTCAACAGCCTCATCACCTCCG ACTACGAGCTGCTCTCGGACCTGTCCCCCGCGGATGTGACGCTCCGGGACGGCTTCTGGGGGTGCGATTCCCTGGCCATGAGCCGGGATCCCGAGCACTTCCAGGAGCGGCACCTCAAGTACATCTCGCTGCTGGGCAAG GGGAATTTCGGGAGCGTGGAGCTGTGCCGCTACGACCCCCTGGGCGACAGCACGGGCGAGCTGGTGGCCGtgaagaagctgcagcaggattCGGCCAAGGAAATTCGGGATTTTGAGCGGGAGATCCAAATCCTGCACTCGCTGCAGCACGACTTCATTGTCCGGTACCGGGGCGTTTGCTACAGCCGTg GGATGCGCGGGCTGCGGCTGGTGATGGAGTTCCTGCCCAACGGCTGCCTGCGGGATTTCCTGCAGAAGAACCAGCCCCGCCTGGAGCACAGCACGCTGCTCCTCTACGCCTGGCAGATCTGCAAG GGCATGGAGTACCTGGGGGCGCAGCGCTGCGTGCACCGGGACCTGGCGAGCAGGAACATCCTGGTGGAGAGCGACAGCCACGTCAAGATCGGCGACTTCGGGCTGGCCAAGCTGCTCCCGCAGGACAAGGATTACTACGTGGTGCGGGAGCCCGGCCAGAGCCCCGTTTTCTG GAATTCCTGCGGATGA
- the JAK3 gene encoding tyrosine-protein kinase JAK3 isoform X1, which produces MAPLGEETPLIGGRSCSLSSAESGTLQVFLYHRAPAPRRAPGSAAGTLSFTFGEYTAEELCVRAAKACGVLPVCHPLFALATEDLSCWFPPNHVFSVDESRSQVVVYRIRFFFPNWCGLGQSHRFQLLKGRASPVLDYPVIDYLFAQSRSDFIGGRVAVGLSLPTQEQCLSLAVLDMLRIAKEQRQSPAQVCSHVSYKSCLPAPLRSQIQQHNFVTRKRLRRRFGKSLRRLGGCHADGPQLKLKYLLDLERLQRRRSEEIFHVRSPGSAAPVAIHVSGDSGVAWSCGGSESRQHFCDFPDIADISIKQAAGRDGGPVENRLVTVTKADNRVLEVEFATLREARSFVALLDGYYRLTADAQHYFCREVAPPRLLEDLENQCHGPISAEFAVNKLEAAGGAPGLFLLRRSPQDFDSYLLTVCVQTRSGRDYKRCRIRRDEDGHLWLSGVARRFCSLRELLGTYGHRGLQAEGAPMRLEVACPPRAKEKSNLLIVRSGVPCPPGSPPVPRRRSLHQMMFHKIDPQSLTRGESLGQGSFTHIYQGVKREQDEEDGPRQTPVVLKVMDSSHRNCLESFLEAASTMSQLSHKHLVLLHGVSLGKDSVMVQEHVRHGPLDLYLRKNRGAVTTGWKLTVAKQLAYALNYLEDKKIPHGNVSAKKVLLAREGDAAGGSPPFIKLNDPGVSVTVLARDMLVERIPWVAPECVSDPGSLALPADKWGFGATLWEIFSGGNMPLSLLEPQRKLEFYQGRQQLPAPKWPELATLVAQCMEYEPQRRPCFRALIRDLNSLITSDYELLSDLSPADVTLRDGFWGCDSLAMSRDPEHFQERHLKYISLLGKGNFGSVELCRYDPLGDSTGELVAVKKLQQDSAKEIRDFEREIQILHSLQHDFIVRYRGVCYSREEPAPPGAQHAAPLRLADLQGHGVPGGAALRAPGPGEQEHPGGERQPRQDRRLRAGQAAPAGQGLLRGAGARPEPRFLEFLRMMGTARPAQIICHLLELLKDNRRLPAPAGCPSEVYALMMSCWAFAPGARPAFGALSPKIEALRDGRSKTRG; this is translated from the exons ATGGCCCCGCTGGGCGAGGAGACGCCGCTGATCGGGGGCcgctcctgcagcctctcctcgGCCGAGAGCGGCACCCTGCAGGTGTTCCTGTACCACCgggcgcccgccccgcgccgagccccgggcagcgccgcgggcACGCTCAGCTTCACCTTCGGCGAGTACACGGCCGAGGAGCTCTGCGTGCGCGCTGCCAAAGCCTGCG GCGTGCTGCCCGTGTGCCACCCGCTCTTCGCCCTGGCCACCGAGGACCTGAGCTGCTGGTTCCCCCCCAACCACGTGTTCAGCGTGGACGAGTCCCGCAGCCAGGTCGTGGTGTACAGGATCAG GTTCTTCTTCCCCAACTGGTGCGGACTGGGACAGTCCCACCGCTTTCAGCTGCTGAAGGGCCGGGCCAGCCCCGTCCTGGACTACCCCGTCATTGATTACCTGTTCGCCCAG TCCCGCAGCGATTTCATCGGGGGCCGCGTGGCCGTGGGGCTGAGCCTGCCCACGCAGGAGCAGTGCCTGAGCCTGGCCGTGCTGGACATGCTGCGCATCGCCAAGGAGCAGCGGCAGAGCCCCGCGCAGGTGTGCAGCCACGtcag CTACAAGTCGTGCCTGCCGGCGCCGCTGCGCTCGCAGATCCAGCAGCACAACTTCGTGACCCGCAAGCGCCTCCGCCGCCGCTTCGGCAAATCCCTGCGGCGCCTCGGGGGCTGCCACGCGGACGGGCCGCAGCTGAAGCTCAAGTACCTGCTGGACCTGGAGCGGCTCCAGCGCCGCCGCAGCGAGGAGATTTTCCACGTGCGCTCCCCCGGATCCGCGGCGCCCGTCGCCATCCACGTGTCCGGCGACAGCGGCGTGGCCTGGAGCTGCGGCGGCTCCGAG AGCCGCCAGCACTTCTGCGACTTCCCCGACATCGCCGACATCAGCATCAAGCAGGCGGCGGGCCGCGACGGCGGCCCCGTGGAGAACCGGCTCGTCACCGTCACCAAGGCGGACAACCGGGTGCTG GAGGTGGAGTTCGCCACGCTGCGGGAGGCTCGTTCCTTCGTGGCCCTGCTCGATGGCTACTACCGGCTGACGGCGGATGCCCAGCACTACTtctgcagggaggtggcaccgcCGCGGCTGCTGGAGGACCTGGAGAACCAGTGCCACGGGCCCATCAG cgCCGAGTTCGCGGTGAACAAGCTGGAGGCGGCCGGGGGTGCCCcggggctgttcctgctgcgCCGCAGCCCCCAGGACTTCGACAGTTACCTGCTGACCGTGTGCGTGCAG ACCCGCTCCGGCCGGGATTACAAGCGGTGCCGGATCCGCCGGGACGAGGACGGGCACCTGTGGCTGTCGGGGGTGGCGCGGCGGTTCTGCAGCctgcgggagctgctgggcacctACGGGCACCGGGGGCTGCAGGCCGAGGGGGCACCAATGCGCCTGGAGGTCGCCTGTCCCCCCCGGGCCAAAG AGAAGTCCAACCTGCTGATCGTTCGGAGCggggtcccctgtccccccgggtcccctcctgtcccccgGCGCCGCAGCCTCCACCAGATGATGTTCCACAAGATCGACCCCCAGAGCCTGACACGG ggcGAGAGCCTGGGCCAGGGCTCCTTCACCCACATCTACCAAGGCGTCAAACGGGAGCAGGACGAGGAGGACGGACCCCGCCAGACCCCGGTGGTGCTCAAGGTCATGGACAGCAGCCACCGCAACTGCCTGGAG tccttCCTGGAGGCCGCCAGCACCATGAGCCAGCTCTCCCACAAAcacctggtgctgctgcacGGCGTCAGCCTCGGCAAGGACA GCGTGATGGTGCAGGAGCACGTCCGGCACGGGCCCCTGGACCTGTACCTGCGCAAGAACCGGGGCGCGGTGACCACCGGCTGGAAGCTGACGGTGGCCAAGCAGTTGGCCTACGCCCTCAACTACCTG GAGGACAAGAAGATCCCGCACGGGAACGTCTCCGCTAAGAAGGTGCTGCTGGCGCGGGAGGGGGATGCGGCCGGGGGGAGCCCCCCCTTCATCAAACTCAACGACCCCGGGGTCAGCGTCACCGTCCTGGCCCGGGACA TGCTGGTGGAGAGGATCCCGTGGGTGGCCCCCGAGTGCGTCAGCGACCCCGGGAGCCTGGCGCTGCCGGCCGACAAGTGGGGCTTCGGAGCCACCCTCTGGGAGATCTTCAGTGGGGGGAACATGCCCCTGAGCCTGCTGGAGCCCCAGAGG AAGCTGGAATTCTACCAGGGCCGCCAGCAGCTCCCGGCTCCCAAGTGGCCGGAGCTGGCCACGCTGGTGGCCCAGTGCATGGAGTACGAGCCCCAGCGCCGGCCCTGCTTCCGCGCCCTCATCCGCGACCTCAACAGCCTCATCACCTCCG ACTACGAGCTGCTCTCGGACCTGTCCCCCGCGGATGTGACGCTCCGGGACGGCTTCTGGGGGTGCGATTCCCTGGCCATGAGCCGGGATCCCGAGCACTTCCAGGAGCGGCACCTCAAGTACATCTCGCTGCTGGGCAAG GGGAATTTCGGGAGCGTGGAGCTGTGCCGCTACGACCCCCTGGGCGACAGCACGGGCGAGCTGGTGGCCGtgaagaagctgcagcaggattCGGCCAAGGAAATTCGGGATTTTGAGCGGGAGATCCAAATCCTGCACTCGCTGCAGCACGACTTCATTGTCCGGTACCGGGGCGTTTGCTACAGCCGTg AAGAACCAGCCCCGCCTGGAGCACAGCACGCTGCTCCTCTACGCCTGGCAGATCTGCAAG GGCATGGAGTACCTGGGGGCGCAGCGCTGCGTGCACCGGGACCTGGCGAGCAGGAACATCCTGGTGGAGAGCGACAGCCACGTCAAGATCGGCGACTTCGGGCTGGCCAAGCTGCTCCCGCAGGACAAGGATTACTACGTGGTGCGGGAGCCCGGCCAGAGCCCCGTTTTCTG GAATTCCTGCGGATGATGGGCACCGCGAGGCCGGCGCAGATCATCTGCcacctgctggagctgctcaagGACAACCGGCGACTCCCGGCCCCCGCCGGCTGTCCCTCGGAG GTGTACGCGCTGATGATGAGCTGCTGGGCCTTCGCCCCCGGCGCCAGACCCGCTTTTGGGGCGCTGTCCCCCAAAATCGAGGCGCTGCGGGATGGGCGGAGCAAAACTCGGGGGTAG